The window CGTGCTCGGCATCGACCACAGCCGCTTCGAGGAGGCGCTGGAGCTCTACAAGGAAGAGCACGGCTACAACCTGGACACCGAGTTGACGGCCGACGACTGGAAGGCGCTGATCGAGCAGTTCAAGCAGATCGTCGAGGACGAGACGGGCGAGCCCTTCCCGCAGGACCCCGAGCAGCAGCTCTGGAAGGCGATCAACGCCGTCTTCGGCTCGTGGATGAACCAGCGCGCCGTCACCTACCGCCGCCTGCACAACATCCCCCAGAATTGGGGCACGGCCGTGAACGTGCAGGCCATGGTGTTCGGCAACATGGGCGACGACTGCGCCACGGGCGTCGCCTTCACGCGCGACCCCTCGACGGGTGACAATGAGTTCTACGGCGAGTTCCTGCCCAACGCGCAGGGCGAGGACGTCGTCGCCGGCATCCGCACGCCGCAGCCGCTGACCACGCACGCCAAGCAGAAGAACGACAGCGATCTGCCGGCGCTCGAAGAGACGATGCCCAGCGTCTACCGCCAGCTTCACGACGTGCGCCAGAAGCTGGAAAGCCACTACCGCGACATGCAGGACATCGAGTTCACCGTCCAGCGCGGCACGCTCTACATGCTGCAAACGCGCACCGGCAAGCGCACGGCGCGCGCCGCGCTGACGATCGCGGTGGACATGGTGAAGGACGGCATCATCACCGAGTCCGAGGCCGTCGAGCGCGTCTCCCCGGCCTCGCTGGACCAGCTCCTGCACCCGACCCTGGACCCCGAGGCCGAGCGCGAGGTCATCGCGCGCGGACTGCCGGCCTCGCCGGGCGCCGCGGCGGGCGTGGCCGTCTTCACCGCCGACCGCGCGGAGGAGCTGTCGCAGGCCGGCACGGACGTCATCCTGTGCCGCACCGAGACCTCGCCCGAGGACATCCACGGCATGCACGCCGCCAAGGGCATCGTCACCGCGCGCGGCGGCATGACCTCCCACGCCGCCGTGGTGGCGCGTGGCATGGGCCGCCCCTGCGTCGCGGGCGCCGGGCAGCTGCGCATCGACGAGCAGCAGCGCCGGATGATCGTGGACGGCGTGACCGTGAAGGAGGGCGACACGATCACGATCGACGGCGCCGCCGGTGAGGTCATCCGCGGCAAGGTGCCCACGGTGAAGCCCGAGCTGTCGGGCGAGTTCGCCACCTTCATGGGCTGGGCCGACCGCCTGCGCGAGCTGGGCGTGCGCACCAACGCGGAAACGCCGCAGGACGCGCGCACGGCCGTCGAGTTCGGCGCCCAGGGCATCGGGCTGTGCCGCACCGAGCACATGTTCTTCGAATCCGACCGGATCACGGCCGTGCGCGAGATGATCCTGGCGGAGAGTGAAGAGGGCCGGCGCGGTCCGCTGGCGCGCATCGAACCCATGCAGCGCCAGGACTTCGTGGACCTCTTCCGCATCATGGCCGGCTTCCCGGTCACCATCCGGCTGCTGGACCCGCCGCTGCACGAGTTCCTGCCGCGCGAGGACGCGGACATGCACGAGGTGGCGCAGGCCGCCGGCATGACGGTGGACCAGGTGCGCGCCCGCGCGCTCAAGCTCACCGAGGCCAACCCCATGCTGGGGCACCGCGGCTGCCGCCTCGGGATCACCTATCCCGAGATCTACGAGATGCAGGTGCGGGCGATCTTCAACGCCGCCGCCGATGTCGCCGAGGAAACCGGCGAAACGGTCGAGCCCGAGATCATGATCCCGCTCGTGGCCGTGGCGAAGGAGCTGGAGATCCTGCGCGGGCTGGTCGACCGCGTGGCGAGCGAGGTGATGAAGGACCGGGGCACGCGCATCGCCTACAAGGTGGGCACGATGATCGAGCTGCCGCGGGCGGCCATGCTGGCGGACGCCATCGCCAAGCACGCCGACTTCTTCTCCTTCGGCACCAACGACCTGACGCAGACCGCCTTCGGCATCTCGCGCGACGACGCCGCGAGCTTCATGCCCACCTATCAGAGCCAGGGCATCCTCTCGACCGACCCCTTCATCTCGCTGGACCAGGACGGGGTCGGCAAGCTGGTCGAGATGGGCGCCCGCGAGGGCCGGCGCAGCAACCCGGCGCTCAGCCTGGGCATCTGCGGCGAGCACGGCGGCGACCCGGATTCCATAGGCTTCTGCCAGGGCACGGAGCTGGAGTACGTCTCCTGCTCGCCCTATCGCGTGCCCATCGCCCGGCTGGCGGCGGCCCAGGCCGCCATTCGCCAGCGCAAGGCGCAGCGCGCGGCCGCCTGATACCAGCGAGCCAATCAAGTCGTAGGCTGCGAGAGCAACGCCCCATCCCTCTCTGGGTTTCGGGCTGTCGCCCTAAACCCGTCTCCCCCTTGCCCTGGAGGGGGACAGGCGAGCTTTGCTTGCCTCGCGCGCCGCAGGCGCGCAAGGGGGAGATGACAGTGGGGGTTGGGGTCGATGATCTCATCAGCTCGGCCGCGTGAGGCGGCCCAACCACGCCGGTGGGGCGGCGGTGGGCTGGATCAGCCCGCCGCCGTTTCAGCCCCGGCGGTGGCCGGTGGCAGGTCCACGTGCACCGTCGTACCCACGCCGGCGGTGCTGTCCACGGTGAGCGTTCCGCCGTTGAGTTCGGCGAGGCGCTTGGACAGTGGCAGCCCCAGGCCGGTGCCGCCGTGGTCGGCGAGGTGGGCGTTGCTGCGCACCTGCTGGAAGGGCTCCAGCGCGGTCGCCACCTCGTCGGCGTCCATGCCCGGCCCGCCGTCGGAAACTGAGAGGCGCACGGTGTCCCCGGGGCGCGTTTCCGCCGCGACGCGGACGACCGTCCCGGCCGGCGCGAACTTCACCGCGTTGCTGACCAGGTTCGTCAGGATCTGGCGCGTGTGCCGCTCGTCCGCGTGGATGGCCGGGAGATCCGCCGGGACATCCGACTCCAGGAACACGTTGGCGGCGCGCGCGCGGCGCTCCAGCAGGCGCAGCGTGCGGCGCACGGTGTCGCGCACGTCCAGCGCGTCCGCTTCCACGTGCATCTGGCCGGCCTCGATCTTCGAGATGTCGAGGATGTCGTTGATGATGTCGTGCAGGTGCCGGCCCGCGCCCAGGATGTCGTTGGCGTAGTCGCGGTAGCGGTCGTTGCCCAGCTCGCCCAGCGATTCGTTCGCCATGATCTCGCTGAAGCCGATGATGGCGTTCAGCGGCGTGCGCAGCTCATGGCTCATCGCGGCGAGGAACTGGCTCTTCATGCGGTCGGCCTGCTCGGCACGCTCCTTGGCCGCGTTCAGGGCTTGCTCCAGGCGTTTGTGCTCGCGCATGTCATGGACGACCGCGAGCATGAGCGTTTCGCCCTGCCAGTCGATCTGCGCGCCGGCGATGTCCACGGGCACCTTCGAGCCGTCGGGGCGCAGGCAGCTCATGCCCGATGCCTGCGCCCAGCCGCGCGTGCTCACCTGCCGGTAGAAGGCGCTCAGCGCCGCCATTTCGTCGGGGTGGACGGCGCTCGGCCGCACCGTGGTAATCTCGTCCTCGCTGTAGCCGAGCATGGCGCAGGCGGCGGGGTTGGCGTCGACGATGCGGTCGCCGGGCACGTCGACCAGGAAAATGCCGTCGTAGGAGCGCTCGAAGATCTGGCGGAAGCGCGCTTCGGAGTCGCGGAGCGCGGCGTTGCGGCGGTGCAGGTCGTCCAGGGTGTCCGCCACATGGTCCAGCATGCGCCCGCTGGCATCCACAAGGTCCGCGATCTCGTCGCGCGCGGGGGCGCTCGGCAGCTGTGTGCGCGGGGCGGACTCCGGGCGCTCGGCCACCGTCATGAGGCGGCGCCGCAGGTGCAGCACCGGCAGCAGCACGCGGCGACCCACGAAGAACAGCAGCACCCCTGTGGTGCCCAGCGTGACCACGGCCACGAGGCCGCCCACGCGCAGGACGTAGGCCGACAGCTTGGCCGCGGCGTCGGAGCTGTCGAAGCGCGCCGCGACGGCGTAGGGCAGCCCCGTCGTCTCGGCGGGCCAGCACACCTCGTAGACCCGCATGTCGTCGCGCGTCACCCCGCCGGCGCCCATCTCCGGGCAGCGGTGCGCGAGGCGCGGCGGCACGCCCTGATGGGCCAGCACCCGGCCGTCCGGCGCCAGCACGGCGGCTCCCATCCAGCGGCTGTTCTCCGTGGCGCGCTCGAGCTTGTCGGTGAAGCTGGTGCGGCTGTCCTGCGGGATCTGCTTGGCGGCCCGGATGTAGGCCAGCCCCTCGGTCTCCACCTGCTCCAGCAGCTCGGCGCGGTTGTTGTAATAGGACGGCACGAGCAGAAGAATTTCAATCGTCACGATTGAAACGACCACGGCCAACGCAAGTCCACCGAGGAGGCGGCTGCGGGCGGCACGGCTCGCGTGCGTCCAGATCGACCCGGGCGGCCAATGTTTCATACCAAAGATGTAGCAAGCTTGGGATGAACACACCAGCAGATTTTCAATATTTAAATTAATTCGCGCCGAATTTGGGCGGCTTCGATGCGGTATTGCCGGGGACCCGTCGGCGGTCCGACGGCGCGGCCGGCGCCGGGCCGTTTGCGCGCCGGGCGCGCATGGCGCAGGCTCACGCGTGCGGACAGGCACAGGGAGGCCACGATGTGGGGCAGGCGGCCCGTCAGCATTCCGCTCTTGCGGCTTGCCGGCACACTCTCGGCGGTGGCGGCGGCGATCCTGCTGGTTGCGGCCGTTGCGGTCTTCACCGGCGGCAGCGTCGGGTGGGGCGCGGCCGGCGTGCCGCTGGGCATCGTCTTCGTCGCGGCGGCCGTGGTGGTGGCGTTCGCCGCCGCGATGCTTTTCGGCTTCGCCACCAACCTGGATCTGCTGCACGCCATTCGGGAGCAGCTGCGCGGCCGGCGTTTCTGACGGCACACCAAAACGCCCCGGACCGTCAGGCCCGGGGCGCGTTTCACTCGCCGCGACGTGACCCGTTCAGCGTGCCGCCGGTTCAGCGCGCTTGGGCCATGGCCGCCGGCGGCGTGCTCGCCGCGTGCTGGTCCCAGGTGCCCGGGTTCTGCACCAGGGTGTCGAAGGCGTCGACAAGCTCGCGCGTCACCGGCCCCACGGTGAAGTGGCGGTCGTCGATGCGGTTCACGGGCGTGACCTCGACGGCCGTGCCGGTGATGAAGACCTCGTCGGTCCGGTCCAGCTCCGCCGGCATGATGGCGCGCTCGTGCACGGTGTAGCCGCGCTCGCGCGCGAGCTGGACGACCGTGCGCCGCGTGATGCCGTCCAGGAAGCAATCCGGCTCGGGCGTGTGCAGCTCGCCGTTCTGGACCAGGAAGATGTTGGCGCCGGTGGCCTCGGCGATGCGCCCGCGGTAGTCCAGCATCAGGGCGTCGTTGAAGCCCTCGGCCTCGGCCGTGTGCTTGGACAGCGTGCAGATCATGTAGAGGCCCGAGGCCTTGGAATGCACGGGCGCGGTCTGCGGCGAGGGCCGGGACCAAGGCGAGGTACGCATCTGGATGCCCTTCAGCCGCGCCTCCGGCGTGAAGTAGGTGTCCCACTTCCACGCGGCGATGGCGAGGTGGATGCGGTTGCGCTGGGCCGCCACCCCCATCTGCTCGCTGCCGCGCCAGGCGACGGGGCGGACGTAGCCCTCGGTGATGCCGTTGGCCTCGATCACCTGCTCGGCCGCGCGATTGATCTCGTCGACGCTGTAGGGCACCTCGAAGCCCATCAGGCGCGCGGAGTCCAGCAGCCGCTGGTGGTGCTCGTCGCGCTTGAAGATGGCGCCCTGGTAGACGCGCTCACCCTCGAACACGCAGCTTGCGTAGTGCAGGCCGTGCGTGAGCACGTGGAGCTTGGCGTCGCGCCACGGCACCAGCGCCCCATTGTACCAGATGGAACCGTCGCGATCGTCGTAGGCCACTGTGGACATTGTCTCGCCACCCGGCTGGGATACCGCTCACGTCGTTTCGCCGGCGGACGATACACCACCCGCCGCCGGCTGTGAAAGGCGGCCCGGCTCGTAGCACAGCGGAGGTACGCCTGCAACATGCCGACCACCAGCGGTCCCAACCCGCTCTTCCTGCGCGAGGAGGAGCTGCGCCAGGCGATGGAGATGCTCTTCGTCGCCCAGCGGGACGTCGCCGCTCAGGCCGATCCCGTGCTCGACCGCCACGGGCTCGGGCGCGCGCATCACCGCGTGCTGGCCTTCGTCGCGCGCGAGCCGGGGATCACGGTCACCGCGCTGCTCGACCGCCTGAAGGTGACCAAGCAGAGCCTCTCGCGCGTGCTCTCGGAGTTGTCGGAAGGCGGCTACGTTGAGCAGGGGCGCGGGTTGCGCGACCGGCGCCAACGGACCCTGAAGCTGACGGAAGCCGGGGCGGCGCTGGAACGCGAGCTGAGCGAACGCCAGCGCGCCCTGATCGCGCGCGCCTACCGCGAGGCGGGCGCCGAGGCGGTGGAGGGCTTCCGCCGCGTCCTGCTGGGCTTGATGAGCGAGGGCGACCGCGCCCGCTTCGGCGAGCGCGAGGGGGCCGGTCGAGCCGGGACCGCGCGCGGGCGGTGAGGCCCGGCCTCAGTGCAGCGGGTTGCCGTCGGGCACCGGCCGGTCCGGACCGATGAGCACGACGCCGCCCTCCGCATCGGCGAAGCCCAGCACGAGGCACTCGGACGCGAAGCCGGCCACGCGCTTGCGCGGGATGTTGATCAGCGCCGCCACCTGGCGGCCTTCCAGGTCGGCCTTGGTGTAGTGCGCCGTCAGCTGCGCCGAGGTCTGGCGCCGGCCCACCTGCGGCCCGAAGTCGATCCACAGCTTGTAGGCGGGCGTGCGGGCCTCGGGAAAATCGTCAACCGCGGTCACGGTGCCCACGCGGACGTCGACTTCCTGGAAGGTGCTGAAATCGATCTGCGGCTTGGGCTCGGGCTGATCGGCACCGTCCGCCATGGCTGATATCCCCCCGGGTCTGTCACCGCACGCGATTCAGCCGAACCGGGGGCGGACATGCAACGGGCCGCCGGCGAAAACCGGCGGCCCGTGGTCGGCCCAGGATGGCCGGGGCAGGGGCGTGGTTACGCCTTCTGCGTGGCGCCCTGGCCGCTGCTCTTGCTGGAGGAGCCGGAGCTGCTGCCGCCCGTGCTGCCGGTGGTGGCGGCGGCGGTGGGCTGCATGCTCTCGCGCACCTCGTCGAAGCTGTCGGCGACGCGCTTGTGCAGCAGCTCGAAGGCCTCCTGCTGCGACTTGGCGCTCATCTCGGCCAACTCACGGCTGCCCTGGATGGCGTTCTCGTACGCCTCCTTGGCGACCTCGGCCTGCTTCTGCGCCCGCTCCTCGGCGGTGCCGGCGCCGGTGATGCGCTGCATCGCGTTGACCTGATCGTCCATCATCTTGCGGGCGAACTCGGTCTGGCGCTGCACGATGGCCTGCACGCCCTCGAGCGCCGTACGCTGCGCCTGCGTGAAAGCCTCGATGTTCTTGCGCTGCGCCTCGATCAGCTTGTTGCTGTCCAGCCCCGGCACCTGGAAGGCCTGGGCGAACTTGGACGGGTCGAACATCTGCGTGAAATCCTGATCCAGGAAGGGGTTGCCGGTCTTCTGTGCCATGGTCGTCTCTCCCTCGGCTCGATCCATGTGAACGCGTCGTGTTCGCGCTCGGCGTGTTTTTGTGCGCTGCACAACGCTGACCCCGATATGCGGATTCAGAGCGTAAAGGTCAAGGGGTTTTTGTTGCACCGCACAAAAAGGGTAGCCTTATGGATCGTGCGGAAATTCCCGCGGACGCAGCCGAGGGCGCGCGACACGCCGCCGCCCGGCGACGCAGTGGAGGTCGTGGACGATCCGGATGCGGATGCGCGCTTACAGCGTCCGCTCGCGCTCGGCGCCGCGCGCGCGCAGGCCCTCCATCACGGCGACGGGCTGCTCGACGCGGCGCAGGTAGGTGTCGAGCGTGGCCATCGTGCGCGACATGTCGGTGGTGTCGTCGCTGAGCCAGGTGCGCAGCACGGCGAGGTAGAGGCCGCACAGGCCGTCGCGCCGGATGCGCCCGCGCATTCCCGCGCTGGAGAGGT is drawn from Limimonas halophila and contains these coding sequences:
- the ppdK gene encoding pyruvate, phosphate dikinase; the encoded protein is MSTKQVYSFGPDGTEGRSDMRELLGGKGANLAEMASLGLPVPPGFTISTAVCAHHTETGGYPEGLTDEVREALAKVESRVGARFGDPKNPLLVSVRSGAPASMPGMMDTVLNLGLNDETVRGLADKAQDERFAYDSYRRFIQMFGDVVLGIDHSRFEEALELYKEEHGYNLDTELTADDWKALIEQFKQIVEDETGEPFPQDPEQQLWKAINAVFGSWMNQRAVTYRRLHNIPQNWGTAVNVQAMVFGNMGDDCATGVAFTRDPSTGDNEFYGEFLPNAQGEDVVAGIRTPQPLTTHAKQKNDSDLPALEETMPSVYRQLHDVRQKLESHYRDMQDIEFTVQRGTLYMLQTRTGKRTARAALTIAVDMVKDGIITESEAVERVSPASLDQLLHPTLDPEAEREVIARGLPASPGAAAGVAVFTADRAEELSQAGTDVILCRTETSPEDIHGMHAAKGIVTARGGMTSHAAVVARGMGRPCVAGAGQLRIDEQQRRMIVDGVTVKEGDTITIDGAAGEVIRGKVPTVKPELSGEFATFMGWADRLRELGVRTNAETPQDARTAVEFGAQGIGLCRTEHMFFESDRITAVREMILAESEEGRRGPLARIEPMQRQDFVDLFRIMAGFPVTIRLLDPPLHEFLPREDADMHEVAQAAGMTVDQVRARALKLTEANPMLGHRGCRLGITYPEIYEMQVRAIFNAAADVAEETGETVEPEIMIPLVAVAKELEILRGLVDRVASEVMKDRGTRIAYKVGTMIELPRAAMLADAIAKHADFFSFGTNDLTQTAFGISRDDAASFMPTYQSQGILSTDPFISLDQDGVGKLVEMGAREGRRSNPALSLGICGEHGGDPDSIGFCQGTELEYVSCSPYRVPIARLAAAQAAIRQRKAQRAAA
- a CDS encoding sensor histidine kinase, translated to MTIEILLLVPSYYNNRAELLEQVETEGLAYIRAAKQIPQDSRTSFTDKLERATENSRWMGAAVLAPDGRVLAHQGVPPRLAHRCPEMGAGGVTRDDMRVYEVCWPAETTGLPYAVAARFDSSDAAAKLSAYVLRVGGLVAVVTLGTTGVLLFFVGRRVLLPVLHLRRRLMTVAERPESAPRTQLPSAPARDEIADLVDASGRMLDHVADTLDDLHRRNAALRDSEARFRQIFERSYDGIFLVDVPGDRIVDANPAACAMLGYSEDEITTVRPSAVHPDEMAALSAFYRQVSTRGWAQASGMSCLRPDGSKVPVDIAGAQIDWQGETLMLAVVHDMREHKRLEQALNAAKERAEQADRMKSQFLAAMSHELRTPLNAIIGFSEIMANESLGELGNDRYRDYANDILGAGRHLHDIINDILDISKIEAGQMHVEADALDVRDTVRRTLRLLERRARAANVFLESDVPADLPAIHADERHTRQILTNLVSNAVKFAPAGTVVRVAAETRPGDTVRLSVSDGGPGMDADEVATALEPFQQVRSNAHLADHGGTGLGLPLSKRLAELNGGTLTVDSTAGVGTTVHVDLPPATAGAETAAG
- a CDS encoding branched-chain amino acid aminotransferase, coding for MSTVAYDDRDGSIWYNGALVPWRDAKLHVLTHGLHYASCVFEGERVYQGAIFKRDEHHQRLLDSARLMGFEVPYSVDEINRAAEQVIEANGITEGYVRPVAWRGSEQMGVAAQRNRIHLAIAAWKWDTYFTPEARLKGIQMRTSPWSRPSPQTAPVHSKASGLYMICTLSKHTAEAEGFNDALMLDYRGRIAEATGANIFLVQNGELHTPEPDCFLDGITRRTVVQLARERGYTVHERAIMPAELDRTDEVFITGTAVEVTPVNRIDDRHFTVGPVTRELVDAFDTLVQNPGTWDQHAASTPPAAMAQAR
- a CDS encoding MarR family winged helix-turn-helix transcriptional regulator yields the protein MPTTSGPNPLFLREEELRQAMEMLFVAQRDVAAQADPVLDRHGLGRAHHRVLAFVAREPGITVTALLDRLKVTKQSLSRVLSELSEGGYVEQGRGLRDRRQRTLKLTEAGAALERELSERQRALIARAYREAGAEAVEGFRRVLLGLMSEGDRARFGEREGAGRAGTARGR
- a CDS encoding tRNA-binding protein, which encodes MADGADQPEPKPQIDFSTFQEVDVRVGTVTAVDDFPEARTPAYKLWIDFGPQVGRRQTSAQLTAHYTKADLEGRQVAALINIPRKRVAGFASECLVLGFADAEGGVVLIGPDRPVPDGNPLH
- a CDS encoding phasin family protein, whose product is MAQKTGNPFLDQDFTQMFDPSKFAQAFQVPGLDSNKLIEAQRKNIEAFTQAQRTALEGVQAIVQRQTEFARKMMDDQVNAMQRITGAGTAEERAQKQAEVAKEAYENAIQGSRELAEMSAKSQQEAFELLHKRVADSFDEVRESMQPTAAATTGSTGGSSSGSSSKSSGQGATQKA